One genomic region from Flagellimonas oceani encodes:
- a CDS encoding DUF4198 domain-containing protein codes for MKTKFILFLTCLFGTLSAQAHYLWIETNGTGKLGQAQEVRVHYGEYTYGVIEKVAGEAFPAVSKFTLWVIAPDGTKTELSTEAKEDHYLASFTPSQNGVYTVALNNNEIDVIDYTQYDFGIFKTHYHSTAKVQVGADGDTKTANPDGIVVKQLENDGKEIKLQVLYKGEPIAENELKVYVADLWSKTLYTDDNGEVSFALPWDTKYIVETTTKEEIPGTYNGEDYEFIWHCATYCIKR; via the coding sequence ATGAAAACAAAATTCATCCTCTTTTTAACCTGTCTCTTTGGGACCCTTAGTGCCCAGGCCCATTACTTGTGGATAGAGACCAATGGAACCGGAAAACTTGGTCAAGCACAGGAAGTACGCGTGCACTATGGGGAATACACCTATGGTGTTATCGAAAAAGTAGCAGGTGAAGCCTTTCCCGCCGTTTCCAAATTTACCCTTTGGGTAATTGCTCCCGATGGCACCAAAACCGAGTTGAGCACCGAAGCCAAAGAAGATCATTATCTGGCCAGCTTCACTCCATCACAAAATGGTGTTTATACCGTTGCCCTGAACAACAACGAAATTGATGTAATCGATTATACCCAGTACGACTTTGGTATTTTCAAAACGCATTACCATTCCACTGCAAAGGTTCAAGTAGGTGCTGATGGTGATACAAAAACGGCAAATCCTGATGGAATCGTTGTAAAACAATTGGAAAATGATGGGAAAGAAATCAAGCTCCAAGTGCTGTACAAGGGCGAGCCCATTGCCGAGAACGAACTTAAAGTTTATGTTGCAGACCTGTGGTCCAAAACCTTGTACACCGATGATAACGGCGAGGTTTCCTTTGCCCTGCCTTGGGACACCAAGTACATTGTGGAGACGACGACCAAAGAAGAAATTCCCGGCACCTACAATGGTGAGGACTATGAATTTATCTGGCATTGTGCCACCTATTGCATAAAGAGATAA